The proteins below are encoded in one region of Neorhodopirellula lusitana:
- a CDS encoding glycogen/starch/alpha-glucan phosphorylase, which produces MSNTLTDPAKKPSADTLDSLGLLDLPSEVNRHLKITLGHASPINSDSDESDQRYLYRALAIAVRDRLVPTWQQTWRRMEQSDDRKVYYLSLEFLIGRSLTNAIENLELSDDVRSALHNYGSELEEIADREHDAGLGNGGLGRLAACFLDSCANLQLPVVGYGIRYEYGMFHQHIEHGRQVEDPDHWLRDGNPWEIERAEHTRRIRFYGRTETYYDASGQPRPRWVESRDVLAVPFDMPIPGYRNETVNTLRLWKASTTDVFDLSEFNAGSYPEAVAAKNDAEQISMVLYPNDASENGKELRLKQQYFLVSASLQDVIERWVEQNGDDFTKFGQKNCFQLNDTHPACAVPELMRLLMDEHGLEWDDAWEVVTRCMAYTNHTLLPEALERWSVGLFSRLLPRLLDIIYEINARFLKLVDQQWPGDIEMRREMSLIEEGDNPHIRMAYLAIVGSFSVNGVAGLHTELLESGLFKNFHTLWPRKFNNKTNGVTQRRWLSHCNPGLRELLNETIGEGWQTDLTKISELAPYAKDPAFRKRWQDIKLANKKRLAELVLKNTGVQFDTSFMFDVQVKRIHEYKRQLLNVLHVIHLYDRIQRGETKGMVPRCVLIGGKAAPGYHVAKLIVKLINDVASVVNADAKCQDLLKVVFFPNYRVSSMEIICPATELSEQISTAGKEASGTGNMKFMMNGSLTIGTLDGANIEIRDNAGAENFFLFGMDAPEVTEAKKDYRPNEIISADDDISRLMSLLESGTFNPTNPGLYDLLTGGLRSSHDPWLTIGDLRSYIDAQVAVAETYLDTDRWNEMSILNTAGSGWFSSDRTIQQYAQDIWDVRALPPKA; this is translated from the coding sequence ATGTCGAATACGCTGACCGATCCTGCTAAGAAACCGTCCGCTGATACGTTGGATTCGCTTGGGTTGCTCGACCTGCCCTCGGAAGTGAATCGCCACCTGAAGATTACGCTTGGTCACGCCAGCCCGATCAACAGCGACAGCGATGAGTCCGACCAACGTTACCTTTATCGCGCTCTTGCGATCGCAGTCCGCGATCGTTTGGTGCCGACTTGGCAACAGACTTGGCGTCGTATGGAACAAAGCGATGACCGCAAGGTTTATTACTTGTCGTTGGAGTTCTTGATTGGTCGTTCGCTGACCAACGCGATCGAAAACTTGGAATTAAGTGACGATGTTCGCAGTGCTTTGCACAATTACGGCTCCGAGCTAGAGGAAATCGCTGACCGCGAGCATGACGCCGGTTTGGGGAATGGTGGCCTCGGACGATTGGCTGCTTGTTTCTTGGACAGTTGCGCCAACTTGCAATTGCCAGTTGTGGGTTATGGCATTCGTTACGAATACGGGATGTTTCATCAGCACATCGAGCATGGGCGTCAGGTCGAGGACCCCGACCACTGGTTGCGTGACGGCAACCCTTGGGAAATTGAGCGAGCGGAACACACGCGTCGGATTCGTTTCTACGGACGCACTGAAACTTATTACGATGCCAGCGGTCAGCCTCGCCCGCGTTGGGTTGAGTCGCGTGACGTGTTGGCGGTTCCTTTCGATATGCCGATCCCTGGTTATCGCAACGAAACGGTAAACACCTTGCGTTTGTGGAAGGCGTCGACGACCGACGTTTTCGACCTCTCGGAATTCAATGCCGGCAGTTACCCCGAAGCCGTTGCGGCCAAGAACGACGCCGAACAGATCTCCATGGTGTTGTATCCCAACGACGCTAGCGAAAACGGGAAAGAGTTGCGGTTGAAGCAGCAGTACTTCCTGGTTTCCGCATCGCTGCAAGATGTTATCGAGCGTTGGGTAGAGCAGAATGGCGACGACTTCACCAAGTTCGGTCAAAAGAATTGCTTCCAGCTAAACGACACGCACCCTGCTTGTGCTGTACCTGAGTTGATGCGTTTGTTGATGGACGAGCACGGTTTGGAGTGGGACGACGCTTGGGAAGTGGTCACGCGTTGCATGGCTTACACCAACCACACGCTGTTGCCGGAAGCACTTGAGCGTTGGTCGGTTGGCTTGTTTAGCCGTTTGTTACCGCGTTTGCTGGACATTATCTACGAAATCAACGCACGCTTCTTGAAGCTCGTTGATCAGCAGTGGCCTGGCGATATCGAGATGCGTCGCGAAATGTCGCTGATCGAAGAAGGTGATAACCCGCACATTCGCATGGCTTACCTGGCGATCGTGGGGAGTTTTTCAGTCAATGGCGTTGCCGGGTTACACACCGAATTGCTTGAAAGCGGCTTGTTCAAAAACTTCCACACCCTGTGGCCGCGTAAGTTCAATAACAAGACCAACGGTGTTACCCAGCGTCGTTGGCTTTCGCATTGCAATCCTGGATTGCGTGAGTTGTTGAACGAGACCATCGGTGAGGGTTGGCAAACGGATCTAACCAAGATTAGTGAGCTTGCTCCCTATGCCAAGGATCCCGCATTCCGCAAGCGTTGGCAGGACATCAAGCTGGCCAACAAGAAGCGGCTTGCTGAGCTGGTGCTGAAGAATACCGGCGTTCAGTTTGACACGTCGTTCATGTTTGACGTTCAGGTGAAGCGGATTCATGAGTACAAGCGTCAGTTGCTGAACGTGTTGCATGTGATTCACTTATACGACCGCATTCAACGTGGCGAAACCAAGGGCATGGTTCCACGCTGTGTCTTGATCGGCGGCAAGGCCGCACCGGGGTATCATGTTGCCAAGTTGATCGTGAAGCTAATCAACGATGTGGCTTCGGTGGTCAATGCGGATGCGAAGTGCCAGGACTTGTTGAAGGTTGTGTTCTTCCCGAACTACCGCGTGTCATCGATGGAGATCATTTGCCCGGCAACTGAGTTGTCTGAGCAGATCTCGACGGCCGGGAAGGAAGCCTCAGGGACCGGTAACATGAAGTTCATGATGAATGGTTCGTTGACGATCGGCACACTCGATGGTGCAAACATCGAGATCCGTGATAACGCCGGTGCAGAGAACTTCTTCTTGTTCGGAATGGATGCTCCCGAAGTGACTGAAGCGAAGAAGGATTATCGTCCCAACGAGATTATCTCAGCGGACGATGATATTTCGCGTTTGATGAGCCTGTTGGAAAGCGGGACATTCAACCCAACCAATCCTGGCTTGTACGATTTGTTGACCGGTGGTTTGCGAAGCTCGCATGACCCATGGCTAACGATCGGCGATCTTCGCAGTTACATCGATGCCCAGGTAGCGGTTGCGGAGACCTATCTCGACACCGATCGCTGGAACGAAATGAGTATCCTGAACACGGCCGGTAGTGGTTGGTTCAGCAGTGACCGCACGATCCAGCAGTACGCCCAGGATATCTGGGATGTGCGTGCTTTGCCGCCAAAGGCATAG
- a CDS encoding sugar phosphate isomerase/epimerase family protein, whose product MNTLAINQLSTFRWEFEEDAQAYASHGFDGIGLFRPKVDDFGIDRCSDLLRELDLSVTSLSWAGGFTGSDGRGFDDAVRDAMDAVIDAANLRAGSLVVLAGGRNNHIRKHARRTLCQALKQVSAVAEEFGVLLSLEPFHPGCGQEWSFINDLESTLHILESVGSPNLGLVLDTYHVGMDEEVLSWLPHVSEHLHLLQLGDGRHSPLGEMNRCLLGDGCVPIGEIVHTLLDLGYDGPIEAEVIGEDVESLDYEMVLGHTRSYLDMLTGSKVH is encoded by the coding sequence ATGAATACCCTCGCGATCAATCAGTTGTCGACGTTTCGGTGGGAGTTCGAGGAAGACGCACAAGCTTATGCGTCTCACGGCTTTGATGGGATCGGGCTTTTTCGCCCGAAGGTAGACGACTTCGGAATTGATCGCTGTTCTGACTTGTTGCGTGAGCTGGATCTTTCGGTGACGTCGCTAAGTTGGGCTGGTGGTTTTACCGGCAGTGATGGTCGCGGTTTTGATGACGCGGTGCGTGACGCGATGGACGCCGTTATCGATGCGGCAAATTTGCGAGCTGGTAGTTTGGTTGTGCTGGCGGGTGGCCGCAATAATCACATTCGCAAGCATGCACGTCGCACGCTGTGTCAAGCGCTCAAGCAAGTTTCCGCTGTGGCGGAAGAGTTCGGTGTGCTTTTATCACTGGAGCCTTTTCATCCTGGGTGTGGCCAAGAGTGGTCGTTCATCAATGACCTTGAATCCACGCTTCATATCCTTGAATCGGTAGGAAGTCCTAATCTCGGTTTGGTGCTGGATACTTATCACGTCGGAATGGACGAAGAAGTTCTTTCCTGGTTGCCCCACGTTAGCGAGCACCTGCACTTATTGCAGTTGGGTGATGGGCGGCACAGTCCGCTGGGTGAGATGAACCGTTGTTTGTTGGGTGACGGATGTGTGCCGATCGGGGAAATCGTTCACACGCTTTTGGATCTCGGCTATGACGGGCCGATCGAAGCGGAAGTGATCGGTGAAGATGTTGAGTCGCTGGATTATGAGATGGTGTTGGGGCACACTCGCAGCTATCTCGATATGCTGACCGGTTCGAAGGTTCATTAG
- a CDS encoding fumarylacetoacetate hydrolase family protein, whose protein sequence is MTAICRFLDADQQPQIALYDHTNQASPRVCRLDTLLKDQQLNLLANHDSIFQWTHPQLAELPTPSDEMWQPAPSVFLPPVQCPEKILCIGLNYLDHAIETGSEAPDQPVVFGKFNNALVGHGEPIDLPAISEKVDYEAELVVVIGKQARRVDKAKAMEHVFGYTAGHDVSARDWQKGRPGGQWLLGKSFDTFAPVGPAIVTADSFGDPSNVRVQMRVNDEVVQDSTTAQLIFDIPTLISHLSQFMTLQPGDLIFTGTPPGVGAAKSPPFFLSDGDRCSVHIEGVGELTNTCQST, encoded by the coding sequence ATGACCGCCATCTGCCGCTTCCTGGACGCCGATCAGCAACCCCAAATCGCACTGTACGACCATACAAACCAGGCATCTCCGCGGGTTTGTCGCCTCGATACATTGCTAAAAGACCAGCAGCTGAATTTGCTAGCAAATCATGACTCCATCTTTCAGTGGACCCACCCACAACTGGCCGAGCTGCCCACCCCTTCCGATGAAATGTGGCAGCCCGCGCCAAGCGTGTTCCTACCGCCGGTCCAATGCCCCGAGAAGATCCTTTGCATTGGACTGAACTACCTTGATCACGCAATCGAGACTGGCTCCGAAGCGCCCGATCAACCCGTCGTCTTTGGTAAATTCAACAATGCCCTGGTCGGCCACGGCGAGCCAATTGACCTGCCCGCCATTAGCGAAAAAGTTGACTACGAGGCCGAACTCGTGGTGGTCATCGGCAAACAAGCACGACGCGTCGACAAAGCGAAGGCGATGGAGCACGTTTTCGGATACACCGCCGGGCACGACGTTTCCGCCCGAGATTGGCAGAAAGGACGCCCAGGCGGCCAGTGGCTGCTAGGCAAATCATTCGACACTTTCGCACCGGTCGGCCCCGCGATTGTGACCGCCGACAGCTTCGGCGATCCCAGCAACGTTCGCGTCCAAATGCGAGTCAACGATGAAGTCGTGCAAGACAGCACCACGGCACAGCTAATTTTCGACATCCCGACACTGATCTCGCACCTAAGCCAGTTCATGACTCTTCAACCCGGCGATCTGATCTTCACGGGAACCCCACCAGGCGTAGGTGCGGCCAAGTCCCCGCCGTTTTTCCTGAGCGATGGCGACCGATGCTCGGTGCACATCGAAGGCGTCGGAGAACTAACCAACACCTGCCAAAGCACCTAA
- a CDS encoding SMP-30/gluconolactonase/LRE family protein produces MNAPSKPLVRDACPLNVPNTDSLRFLPEGPIPLQKEGWLSWVGIQHGGESRHGSINLLDLATQQNQSFDLPGRPGFAFACSSKDDSGLPTRFVAGVERALGIFDIRDGSWAPFCEGVDASVSNTIINDGVAHEGNLIFGTKDLAFAEKKAGLYLYRQSDQQLICLRDDQICSNGKMIRTDTAGNLKLVDIDSPTRLIVQYDLDIEAGTLGPAEVLVDLTDDPGVPDGAILTPDGDGIIVSIFLPEVSEFGQTRLYDLATGELRCVWRTPGSPQNTCPALVPQGGKVQLVITTAVENMSEADRAQCPSAGQLFLAETDFKDASKIDVANFYE; encoded by the coding sequence ATGAATGCTCCATCGAAACCGCTTGTGCGTGATGCCTGTCCGTTAAATGTCCCGAATACCGATTCGCTTCGGTTTCTTCCCGAGGGGCCGATTCCGCTTCAAAAAGAGGGCTGGCTGTCTTGGGTGGGAATCCAGCATGGAGGTGAGTCTCGCCACGGTTCGATTAACTTGCTCGACCTGGCCACTCAGCAGAATCAGTCGTTCGACCTGCCCGGGCGTCCTGGGTTCGCGTTTGCTTGCAGTTCCAAGGACGACAGCGGCTTGCCCACGCGGTTTGTTGCCGGCGTGGAGCGAGCATTGGGGATTTTTGATATCCGAGATGGTTCATGGGCACCGTTTTGTGAGGGCGTGGACGCCTCGGTAAGCAATACCATTATCAACGACGGTGTTGCTCACGAAGGTAATCTGATCTTCGGCACGAAAGACCTTGCCTTCGCAGAAAAGAAGGCGGGGTTATATCTGTACCGCCAAAGTGACCAGCAATTGATCTGTCTGCGAGACGATCAAATTTGCAGCAATGGCAAGATGATTCGTACGGACACGGCCGGCAATTTGAAGTTGGTGGACATTGACTCACCAACAAGATTGATCGTTCAGTACGACCTGGATATCGAGGCAGGAACGTTAGGTCCGGCCGAAGTGTTAGTCGATTTGACGGATGATCCCGGCGTTCCCGACGGTGCGATTTTGACGCCGGATGGTGATGGCATCATCGTTTCGATCTTCCTGCCGGAGGTGAGCGAGTTTGGTCAAACGCGGCTCTACGATTTGGCCACTGGCGAGCTTCGCTGCGTTTGGCGAACGCCCGGTTCGCCCCAAAACACGTGCCCAGCGTTGGTGCCACAGGGCGGCAAGGTGCAGTTGGTGATCACCACGGCGGTCGAAAACATGAGCGAGGCCGACCGAGCCCAGTGCCCTTCCGCGGGCCAGTTGTTCTTAGCCGAGACGGATTTTAAAGATGCCTCGAAGATTGACGTGGCGAACTTTTACGAATAG